One genomic region from Ptychodera flava strain L36383 chromosome 14, AS_Pfla_20210202, whole genome shotgun sequence encodes:
- the LOC139150021 gene encoding uncharacterized protein C14orf119-like produces the protein MAGMDMWRSDNLTIREKEIQAVIHWFVNWSSMQREDFIKNLLDKALPANVDALDNALNSLELAGQPPSIFKCQLKLFNGWFIEWTQKDRDNFMGKLTEIDPAFVRRFYELLEAESTQTQ, from the coding sequence ATGGCTGGAATGGACATGTGGAGAAGTGATAATTTGACTATCAGGGAGAAGGAAATCCAGGCGGTTATCCACTGGTTTGTCAACTGGAGCAGCATGCAGAGGGAAGACTTCATCAAAAATCTGCTCGACAAGGCGCTGCCGGCAAACGTTGATGCTCTGGACAACGCCCTGAACTCCCTGGAACTGGCCGGCCAACCTCCCAGCATTTTCAAGTGTCAGTTGAAGCTCTTCAACGGATGGTTTATCGAGTGGACCCAGAAAGACAGGGACAATTTCATGGGGAAGCTCACTGAGATCGATCCGGCGTTTGTCAGACGGTTTTATGAACTGTTGGAAGCAGAGAGCACTCAGACGCAATGA
- the LOC139150024 gene encoding ubiquinol-cytochrome-c reductase complex assembly factor 3-like has protein sequence MAARRIAPLAIIGGLVAGGCMLMYAISPNEEELIKKLPEHNAGRMDESKSRQQLLLNKLKEAADSPDPVWLTKRK, from the exons ATGGCTGCCAGAAGGATTGCTCCTCTTGCAATTATAGGTGGCTTAGTGGCTGGTGGTTGTATGCTGATGTACGCTATATCTCCAAATGAAGAAGAACTCATTAAG AAATTACCGGAACACAATGCCGGCAGAATGGACGAGTCCAAATCAAGACAGCAACTTTTACTGAACAAACTCAAGGAAGCTGCAGACTCCCCGGACCCGGTGTGGCTAACGAAGAGAAAGTGA
- the LOC139150030 gene encoding protein CEBPZOS-like — protein MVIDFNPNRLKRGFKVLLVAEGVCFLGAYYVFHRMNTDQDYRHMMHKKWPSVLELFYKSAEWGGIKDARENDYKTWGITNK, from the exons ATGGTGATTGATTTCAACCCAAATCGGCTGAAAAGGGGTTTCAAAGTTCTTCTTGTTGCGGAGGGTGTATGTTTCCTTGGAGCATATTATGTATTTCATCGGATGAACACAGACCAAG ATTACAGACACATGATGCATAAAAAGTGGCCTTCAGTATTGGAAT TGTTTTACAAATCAGCAGAGTGGGGAGGGATCAAGGATGCCAGAGAAAATGACTACAAGACATGGGGCATCACTAACAAGTGA